In Saccharolobus solfataricus, a genomic segment contains:
- a CDS encoding metallophosphoesterase, with protein sequence MMNLDEVKSVVSNAIEIYKSKYDSPFVGNFEVDGNVVFVGDTHGAIDVTSKVFSDFAENADLVVFLGDYVDRGEDQLGNLLLILRKMIEKPDKYIVLRGNHESPITNEYYGFKEEVKEKLGEENYEMFVDLFSYMPYAVVVNGYFCIHGGLPMGLEKVEEIKKLPRPDVNPDNPIAFQLLWNDPREGIDDLDFLPSIRGEGIYFFGKRVVDNFLENNSLKGIIRGHEAADGFRTDMGGKVITVFSSRYHHMRAGILVLKKDGEFDYAYV encoded by the coding sequence ATGATGAATTTAGACGAAGTTAAGAGCGTCGTAAGTAATGCTATAGAGATTTATAAATCCAAGTATGATTCACCATTTGTGGGGAATTTTGAAGTTGACGGTAATGTAGTTTTTGTAGGAGATACCCACGGCGCGATTGACGTTACCAGTAAGGTTTTTTCTGATTTCGCTGAGAATGCAGATTTAGTAGTGTTTTTAGGGGATTATGTTGACAGAGGGGAGGATCAATTAGGTAACTTATTATTAATCTTACGTAAAATGATAGAGAAGCCAGATAAATATATAGTATTAAGAGGGAACCACGAGAGTCCAATAACCAATGAGTACTACGGATTTAAGGAGGAGGTTAAGGAAAAGTTAGGGGAAGAAAACTATGAAATGTTTGTGGATCTCTTCTCCTATATGCCCTATGCAGTAGTGGTCAATGGGTATTTTTGTATTCATGGAGGTTTACCAATGGGTTTAGAGAAGGTTGAGGAGATTAAGAAATTGCCCAGACCAGATGTAAATCCAGATAACCCGATAGCCTTTCAATTATTGTGGAATGATCCGAGAGAAGGAATTGACGATTTAGACTTCTTACCTAGCATAAGGGGGGAGGGGATATATTTCTTTGGAAAACGTGTCGTTGATAATTTTTTGGAGAATAATTCTCTAAAAGGTATAATAAGAGGACATGAAGCTGCAGATGGTTTTAGAACTGACATGGGTGGTAAAGTGATTACAGTTTTTTCTAGTAGATATCATCATATGAGAGCTGGAATTTTAGTTTTAAAAAAGGATGGTGAATTCGATTACGCGTATGTTTAG
- the trm10 gene encoding tRNA (adenine(9)-N1)-methyltransferase Trm10 yields the protein MILGKAFARYLTNTLGVETLKITTLKKFFKTGYLQSIAINMLLYDYGISKKHDYGKLASVEERIKILKGKGEEITDYIFLKNGEIKIPSYIIPENPQFIIDLGNMDLLQDEEKISLEQQILVSIKTIREYLFDYNLKLAHTPDSFKLEGRNKIEILNYIPKDNAIVLNPYGDTIANEEIIRNTKFFIIGGIVDKGRRLKNATYELSRRYGYDELPQVKISLRNSTVGVPDRINSIIEILLKVIVGYNLEEAIISTQSNADKVSRLIKELNTLDKFDYNTILDLKNWLKIDDRLLKLALKKSKFRVHLP from the coding sequence ATGATCTTAGGTAAGGCTTTCGCAAGATATCTCACAAACACTCTCGGTGTAGAGACATTAAAAATTACCACTCTAAAAAAATTTTTCAAAACAGGATATCTGCAATCAATTGCAATAAACATGCTTCTTTACGATTATGGAATATCTAAAAAACATGATTATGGTAAGCTTGCATCAGTTGAGGAAAGGATAAAGATTCTAAAAGGGAAAGGAGAGGAAATTACGGATTATATTTTTTTGAAAAATGGGGAGATAAAGATACCCAGCTATATAATACCGGAAAATCCGCAATTCATAATAGATTTAGGGAATATGGATTTATTACAAGATGAGGAGAAAATAAGTCTAGAACAACAAATACTGGTTTCAATAAAAACCATTAGGGAGTATTTGTTTGACTATAACTTGAAGTTAGCTCATACTCCAGATTCTTTCAAATTAGAAGGTAGAAATAAAATAGAAATTCTTAATTACATTCCTAAAGACAATGCTATTGTGTTAAACCCCTATGGTGACACTATCGCAAATGAGGAGATAATAAGGAATACGAAGTTTTTCATAATTGGGGGGATAGTAGATAAGGGAAGAAGGCTTAAGAATGCTACCTACGAACTATCAAGAAGATATGGATATGATGAGTTACCACAAGTCAAGATTTCGTTAAGAAACTCTACAGTTGGAGTCCCAGATAGGATAAATTCAATAATTGAAATACTATTAAAGGTAATCGTGGGATATAACCTAGAAGAGGCTATTATATCGACACAATCAAATGCAGACAAAGTGAGCAGGTTAATTAAGGAATTAAATACGTTAGATAAATTTGATTATAACACAATACTTGATTTGAAAAATTGGTTAAAAATTGATGATAGATTATTGAAATTAGCACTAAAGAAAAGTAAATTTAGGGTTCATCTCCCCTAA
- a CDS encoding VWA domain-containing protein, whose translation MAIAISLKQSHTYVYSDRPTEVGFIVYIVPQQGAITSSIHYIIMIDNSPSMRGEKLNTAVQSAQKLLYSLNEGDYVTLILFSNHPEIKYQGPAKGIITFDVGKGYTTRLHEAVNFALNLAKQSQVPNKIIMLTDGKPTDKRNVKDYEKFDIPPNTQIITIGIGSDYNERILKKLADKSSGKFYHLKDISELPDVFESQRTTSTYAHNLNLIVPQGFMPFNYDLPIRIPIVEKLIAVYGSFVIPAGKDPYTITFTADYIDPIDNQRKTVTKSVILQRGNPEVVESHLDRDVILEIRYYRLLREYSEALEAGKDTTKVLNELKRVADETRKPELIEETKKLSNDSKSDLSEITRKMRQ comes from the coding sequence ATGGCTATTGCTATTAGCCTGAAACAATCACATACTTACGTTTATAGTGATAGACCAACCGAAGTAGGCTTTATAGTTTATATAGTTCCTCAGCAAGGTGCAATAACAAGTAGCATACACTATATCATAATGATTGATAATAGTCCATCAATGCGTGGTGAAAAGCTAAATACTGCAGTACAATCAGCCCAAAAGCTTTTATATAGTCTAAATGAGGGAGACTATGTAACGCTAATTCTATTCTCTAACCACCCGGAAATAAAGTATCAAGGGCCAGCCAAAGGAATAATAACTTTCGATGTAGGTAAAGGATATACCACTAGACTTCATGAAGCCGTTAATTTTGCCCTTAACTTAGCAAAACAATCACAAGTACCTAACAAGATCATCATGCTAACTGATGGAAAACCAACTGATAAGAGGAACGTTAAGGATTATGAAAAATTCGATATCCCACCAAACACTCAAATAATTACAATAGGTATAGGTAGTGATTATAATGAGAGAATTCTAAAGAAATTAGCAGACAAATCATCAGGAAAGTTCTACCATTTGAAAGATATCTCTGAATTACCCGATGTTTTTGAAAGCCAAAGAACCACATCGACATACGCCCATAATTTGAATTTAATAGTTCCTCAAGGCTTTATGCCTTTTAACTACGATCTCCCCATAAGAATACCTATAGTAGAAAAACTAATTGCAGTTTACGGAAGTTTTGTTATACCCGCTGGAAAGGATCCATATACAATTACGTTCACTGCAGACTATATTGACCCTATAGATAATCAAAGGAAGACTGTAACAAAAAGCGTTATTTTACAAAGGGGTAATCCGGAAGTTGTGGAAAGTCATCTGGATAGAGATGTTATATTAGAGATTAGATATTATAGATTACTAAGAGAGTACTCAGAAGCTTTAGAGGCTGGAAAAGATACGACTAAAGTTCTCAATGAGTTAAAGAGAGTTGCTGATGAAACTAGAAAACCAGAGTTAATTGAGGAGACTAAAAAGTTGAGTAATGACAGTAAGAGTGATTTATCAGAAATAACGAGAAAAATGCGACAATGA
- a CDS encoding DUF402 domain-containing protein: protein MKGRVRIRGIYATALTSIFSSLSYEIVQQSVEISERFMQEINNLSADITIKDFEDDRGKIIVMGNGIIEDDLRNVFKYSFHWRSPVKLYSVIEIDESCTYANFKVEPCLREGIVIKPPYDGKIILSETKAVSKYAIVWRGKGITTFSEHIVDEEEKMRLLTLSLPLNRKGYNVKWRSNAKYVALNELKEDLERLILRYENREFRDQGEDFYLITLSLPDKLYLDEVRKNVVDTVKYHHMLKLSYNREVDSLEKDKKGSLGKLLEGLISDFLKIEHIKADGKVIYLRGGKVIEKEVNDNGYRIVLRREFEGNGILDGIGKKIEEGDYDIVEYNSDKWYQIHKYYSGIDNSLKGVYINISTPPELLRGKIRYLDLEIDIAIRDSEIALLDEDELNKKSIYMPSSLVNKAKEVVNYLINRIQQNKLS, encoded by the coding sequence ATGAAAGGAAGAGTTAGAATAAGGGGAATCTACGCTACAGCATTAACGTCAATTTTTTCCTCTCTTTCATACGAAATTGTACAACAATCTGTGGAAATATCAGAACGATTTATGCAAGAAATTAATAACTTATCAGCTGATATCACAATAAAGGATTTTGAGGATGATAGAGGCAAGATCATCGTAATGGGAAATGGAATTATAGAAGATGACTTACGTAACGTTTTTAAATACTCATTCCATTGGAGAAGCCCAGTTAAACTATACTCGGTAATAGAAATAGACGAAAGTTGCACTTACGCTAACTTTAAAGTAGAACCTTGCTTGAGAGAGGGAATCGTTATAAAACCACCTTATGACGGAAAAATAATACTAAGTGAAACTAAGGCCGTAAGTAAATACGCTATTGTATGGAGAGGGAAGGGAATAACTACTTTTTCAGAGCACATCGTTGATGAGGAAGAAAAAATGAGGCTATTAACCTTGAGTTTACCTCTTAATAGAAAAGGATATAATGTAAAGTGGAGAAGTAATGCAAAGTATGTCGCATTAAATGAATTGAAAGAGGATCTAGAAAGGTTAATATTAAGGTATGAAAATAGGGAGTTCAGAGATCAAGGAGAGGATTTTTATTTAATAACTCTTTCATTACCGGATAAACTGTATTTAGATGAGGTTAGAAAGAATGTAGTTGATACTGTTAAGTATCATCATATGTTAAAGTTAAGCTATAATAGGGAAGTTGATTCTTTGGAAAAGGATAAGAAAGGTTCTCTCGGTAAATTATTGGAAGGGCTAATCTCAGATTTCTTGAAAATTGAACACATTAAGGCTGATGGAAAGGTAATTTATTTGAGAGGTGGAAAGGTAATTGAAAAGGAAGTTAACGATAACGGATATAGAATAGTCCTTAGGCGTGAGTTTGAAGGTAACGGGATTCTAGATGGTATAGGTAAGAAGATAGAGGAGGGTGATTACGATATTGTAGAATATAATTCTGATAAGTGGTATCAGATACATAAGTATTATAGTGGTATAGATAACTCACTAAAGGGAGTCTACATTAATATATCAACACCACCGGAATTACTTAGAGGAAAAATAAGGTATTTGGATCTAGAAATAGATATTGCAATTAGAGATTCAGAAATAGCATTATTAGATGAAGATGAACTAAATAAAAAGAGTATTTACATGCCCTCTTCGCTAGTAAATAAAGCTAAGGAAGTTGTAAATTATCTAATAAATCGAATTCAACAAAATAAGTTGAGTTGA
- a CDS encoding FHA domain-containing protein, with protein MTWRCPVCGYENADDSLFCIKCGTKKPEQQVEQPPAPPVEQQASGQQSVEQQPADQNQLSQQSATSEQQPVTEQQAPQQVVVEQPSETAKTEQPQSATTTVSKYYLLFINTPNPAFNKTKLPLDFDIFPSISIGRSPENVIVIPDPEVSRKHAIISFENNELYLEDLNSTNGTYVYDGKVFQPVKGKIKVQHNSIIKLGNNTVVRIVGE; from the coding sequence ATGACATGGAGATGTCCAGTCTGTGGTTATGAAAATGCGGACGATTCCCTCTTTTGCATCAAATGTGGTACTAAAAAACCAGAGCAACAAGTAGAGCAACCTCCAGCACCTCCCGTTGAACAACAAGCAAGCGGACAACAGTCTGTAGAGCAGCAGCCTGCAGATCAGAATCAACTCTCTCAACAATCTGCAACATCAGAACAACAGCCAGTGACTGAACAACAAGCACCTCAGCAAGTGGTAGTTGAACAACCCAGTGAAACTGCAAAAACTGAACAACCTCAATCAGCCACAACTACTGTAAGTAAGTACTATCTTCTTTTCATTAATACTCCTAATCCAGCATTCAATAAGACTAAACTACCTTTAGATTTCGATATATTTCCCTCAATATCGATAGGTAGAAGTCCCGAAAACGTAATAGTGATTCCAGATCCTGAAGTGTCTAGAAAACATGCAATTATTAGTTTTGAAAATAACGAGTTGTATCTAGAGGATCTGAATAGTACTAATGGTACTTATGTTTATGATGGTAAAGTATTCCAGCCAGTAAAGGGGAAGATCAAGGTTCAGCATAATTCAATTATAAAATTAGGTAATAACACTGTAGTGAGAATTGTGGGAGAATGA
- a CDS encoding vWA domain-containing protein gives MTLSLRVDTSHKYSFNADVRYIFKVLLVPEKLGSATGFHYIVALDTSGSMTGYKIELAKQGAIELFKRIPNGNKVSFITFSSNVNVIKEFVDPLDLTNEILQITAGGQTALYTAILTANSLAKKYQMPTYLLLLTDGNPTDETNIGNYLKLPYYEKIQVYSFGIGDDYNEQLLQSVSDKTGGVMYHISDANEIPQKLPQKAVTQIAAKNVTVDITAEGNVKLLNYVTTPVKVNGIENVIKIFGETILPANYEGNFLTVKVNYEDPVTNKPESLLQVIQVRKAQDQNTFVSGINNDVINEYRYYELLDKYAKQVQAEQLVEATKTLNQLNEIAQQTRRIDFMETTRRLSEGLETTKRIGTVEQTKRLSKEVTSEVTRKLRE, from the coding sequence ATGACCCTTTCGTTAAGAGTAGATACAAGCCATAAGTACTCATTTAATGCAGATGTTAGGTATATCTTTAAGGTATTATTAGTTCCAGAGAAATTAGGCTCTGCAACTGGTTTCCACTACATAGTAGCCCTTGATACAAGCGGGTCTATGACGGGATATAAAATAGAGTTAGCTAAACAAGGTGCCATAGAATTATTCAAAAGAATACCTAATGGCAATAAGGTTTCCTTCATCACTTTTTCATCAAATGTGAACGTGATTAAGGAATTCGTTGATCCTTTAGACTTAACGAATGAGATATTGCAGATAACAGCAGGAGGTCAAACGGCACTATATACAGCGATCTTAACTGCAAATAGTTTAGCTAAGAAGTATCAAATGCCAACCTATCTATTACTGTTAACTGACGGAAATCCCACAGATGAGACGAATATTGGGAATTATCTAAAGTTACCCTATTATGAAAAAATACAGGTCTATTCATTTGGAATTGGTGACGACTATAATGAACAACTACTTCAAAGTGTTAGTGATAAGACGGGAGGGGTAATGTATCATATTTCAGATGCTAACGAAATACCGCAAAAGCTTCCTCAAAAGGCTGTAACGCAAATAGCTGCAAAGAATGTTACGGTTGATATAACTGCTGAGGGTAACGTAAAACTTTTGAATTATGTAACAACACCAGTAAAAGTAAATGGGATAGAGAACGTTATTAAAATTTTTGGAGAAACCATTTTACCAGCCAATTATGAGGGTAACTTCTTAACTGTGAAAGTCAATTATGAAGATCCGGTAACTAATAAGCCAGAATCACTTTTGCAAGTTATTCAAGTTAGGAAAGCACAAGATCAAAATACATTTGTATCTGGCATAAACAATGACGTGATAAATGAATATAGATACTATGAACTATTGGATAAATACGCGAAACAAGTTCAAGCCGAACAATTGGTTGAAGCTACGAAAACTCTTAACCAACTAAATGAAATAGCCCAACAGACCAGAAGAATAGACTTCATGGAGACTACTAGAAGGTTGTCTGAAGGTTTAGAGACCACTAAAAGGATAGGTACAGTTGAACAGACTAAGAGGTTATCAAAAGAGGTTACTAGTGAGGTTACTAGAAAGCTTAGGGAATGA